One region of Bosea sp. 29B genomic DNA includes:
- a CDS encoding 4-hydroxyproline epimerase: MASHTFSCIDGHTCGNPVRLVSGGGPRLEGATMLEKRAHFLREFDWIRTGLMFEPRGHDMMSGSILYPPTRPDCDVGVLFIETSGCLPMCGHGTIGTITMGIENGLITPREPGRLSIDAPAGKVDISYRQEGRFVEEVRLTNVPGFLYAEGLTAEVEGLGEIVVDVAYGGNFYAIVEPQKNFRDMADHTAGELVGWSPKLRAALNAKYEFVHPEHPEIRGLSHIQWTGKATQDGAHARNAVFYGEKAIDRSPCGTGTSARMAQLAAKGKLAVGDEFVHESIIGSLFKGRVEAATTVANRPAIIPSIAGWARMTGYNTIFIDDRDPFAHGFVVK; encoded by the coding sequence ATGGCCAGCCACACCTTCTCCTGCATCGACGGCCACACCTGCGGCAATCCGGTTCGCCTGGTCTCGGGCGGCGGGCCCCGCCTCGAAGGCGCAACCATGCTGGAGAAGCGGGCGCACTTCCTGCGCGAGTTCGACTGGATCCGCACCGGGCTGATGTTCGAGCCGCGCGGGCACGACATGATGTCGGGCTCGATTCTCTATCCGCCGACACGGCCCGATTGCGACGTCGGCGTGCTGTTCATCGAGACCTCGGGCTGCCTGCCGATGTGCGGCCATGGCACGATCGGCACGATCACCATGGGCATCGAGAACGGGCTGATCACCCCGCGCGAGCCAGGCAGGCTCTCGATCGATGCGCCGGCCGGCAAGGTCGATATCAGCTATCGCCAGGAGGGCCGTTTCGTCGAGGAGGTCCGCCTGACCAATGTGCCGGGCTTCCTTTATGCGGAGGGGCTGACGGCCGAGGTCGAGGGGCTCGGCGAGATCGTCGTCGACGTCGCCTATGGCGGCAATTTCTATGCGATCGTCGAGCCGCAGAAGAATTTCCGGGACATGGCCGACCACACTGCCGGCGAGCTGGTCGGCTGGTCGCCGAAGCTGCGGGCGGCGCTAAACGCAAAGTACGAATTCGTCCATCCGGAGCACCCGGAGATCCGGGGCCTCTCCCACATCCAGTGGACCGGCAAGGCGACGCAGGACGGCGCCCATGCCCGCAACGCCGTGTTCTATGGCGAAAAGGCGATCGACCGCTCGCCCTGCGGCACCGGCACGTCGGCGCGGATGGCGCAGCTCGCCGCCAAGGGCAAGCTCGCGGTCGGTGACGAATTCGTGCACGAGTCGATCATCGGCTCGCTGTTCAAGGGCCGGGTCGAGGCGGCGACGACGGTGGCGAACCGCCCGGCGATCATCCCCTCGATCGCCGGCTGGGCCCGGATGACCGGCTACAACACCATCTTCATCGACGACCGCGATCCGTTCGCGCACGGCTTCGTGGTGAAATAG
- a CDS encoding Ldh family oxidoreductase gives MCETTILSMEALTLRIEAVCRKGGLSPLHAGALARVIAAGERDGCKSHGVFRVEGCLRTIKAGKVSTDAEPVLHDDGSAVLRVAVGGAFSCAGFELGAPALAERARQLGLAALVINDCTHFSALWPEVEALAGMGVAALAMCPSYATVAPAGGISALLGTNPLAFGWPRRGGPPYVFDFATSVAARGEIELHRRAGKPLPEGWALDSQGQPTTDPTAALAGAMLPFGGHKGSAISTMIELLAGVMIGDLTSQGALDFLGTTTLAPQHGELILAFSPERFAAGRPGDPFARAEVLFEAIAGQGARLPSQRRFKAREGSLAEGIVLTAAEIEQLDRLEALGLDAVS, from the coding sequence ATGTGCGAGACGACGATCCTCAGCATGGAGGCGTTGACACTCCGGATCGAGGCGGTCTGCCGCAAGGGCGGATTGTCGCCGCTTCATGCCGGAGCGCTTGCCCGCGTGATCGCCGCCGGCGAGCGCGACGGCTGCAAGTCGCATGGCGTATTCCGGGTCGAAGGCTGCCTGCGCACCATCAAGGCCGGCAAGGTCTCGACCGATGCCGAGCCCGTGCTGCACGATGACGGCTCGGCCGTGCTGCGGGTGGCGGTGGGCGGCGCCTTCTCCTGCGCCGGCTTCGAGCTGGGGGCGCCCGCCCTCGCCGAGCGAGCCAGACAGCTCGGCCTCGCCGCACTGGTGATCAACGACTGCACGCATTTTTCGGCGCTCTGGCCGGAGGTCGAGGCGCTCGCCGGGATGGGCGTCGCCGCGCTGGCGATGTGCCCGAGCTACGCGACGGTCGCACCGGCCGGCGGAATCAGCGCCCTGCTCGGCACCAACCCGCTCGCCTTCGGCTGGCCGCGCCGGGGCGGGCCCCCTTACGTCTTCGACTTCGCCACCAGCGTCGCGGCACGCGGCGAGATCGAACTGCACCGCCGGGCCGGCAAACCCCTGCCCGAAGGCTGGGCGCTCGACTCGCAGGGCCAGCCGACCACCGACCCGACCGCGGCGCTCGCCGGGGCGATGCTGCCCTTCGGCGGACACAAGGGCTCGGCGATCTCGACCATGATCGAACTATTGGCTGGCGTGATGATCGGCGATCTGACCAGCCAGGGCGCGCTCGACTTCCTCGGCACCACGACGCTGGCGCCGCAGCATGGCGAACTGATCCTGGCGTTCTCGCCGGAGCGCTTCGCCGCCGGCCGCCCCGGCGATCCCTTCGCCCGCGCCGAGGTCCTGTTCGAGGCCATCGCCGGCCAGGGTGCACGCCTGCCCTCGCAGCGCCGCTTCAAGGCCCGGGAGGGCTCGCTGGCGGAGGGCATCGTTCTGACCGCTGCCGAGATCGAGCAGCTCGACCGGCTGGAGGCGCTGGGGCTCGACGCGGTGTCCTGA